From the genome of Nicotiana sylvestris chromosome 1, ASM39365v2, whole genome shotgun sequence:
gtgctccaaaaatgaaagaaggcaattggatggactctagctgatatcaAGGGGatagccccgccttttgcatgcacaagagtATTCTTGAAGATGATGCCAAGTCCttcgtggaacatcaaaggaggttaaatgaggctatgcaagatgttgtcaaaaaggaggtgatcaagtggttggatgcaggggttgtgtaccccatctcagaTAGTTCTTGGACTTTGCCGCTGCAATatgtgccaaagaagggtggtatgattgtggttaccaatgcgcaaaatgagttgattcccaccaggactgtcaccggatggagggtgtgcatggactactgcaagttgaataaagtgacccgcaaggatcattttccattgcccttACTTGACTAGATGCTAGATAGACTTGCTGGGCGttccttctactatttcttggatggttaCTATGGGTACAACTAGATTTTGATTGCTCCGAAAGATCAGGACAAAACCATTTTCACGTGTCTGTATGGCACCTtttccttttctaggatgccatttgggttgtgtaatgcatcagctacattccagcggtgtatgaCAGCCATATATACCGATATGGtataggacattttggaggtgttcatggacgacttcagtgttgtgggtgactcattTGAagaatgcttgaagaatcttgacaagGTGTTGGCCCAGTGTGAAGAGaccaatcttgtgcttaactGGGAAAAAGCCACattatggtcgaggagggcattgtccttggccataaGATCTCGAAGcacggtatagaggtggacaaggctaaaattgaagtgatttcaaggcttccccCTCCTACCTCAGTCAAgggggttagaagttttcttgggcatgtggagttctaccgaagattcatcaaagacttttctaaggtcgtgaatcctttgtgcaagctattggaaaaggatgtgaagttcatgtttaatgaGGGATGCATGACTGCTTTTGAGCTGctcaagtacaaattgacaaccactcccattattaccacacccaattggagcttaccttttgagctcatgtatAACGCAAGCGATGCTGCgtcggttttgggtcaaagagtgaataagatGTTTCACCCAGTGTATTATGAAAGTAAAATAATGAATGATGCTTAAGTGAATTATACGGTGATGGAAAAAGAGTTGTTAGCAATTAtgtttgcaatggagaagttttggccttatctcatgggtgccaagttGATAGTTCACACCGATCATGCAGCACTCTactacttgatgacgaagaaggattccaaagcgcAGTTGATGAGATGGGTCTTATTGCTTCACGAGTTTGATCttgagattgtggaccggaaaggatgtgaaaaccaagtggtggaccacttgtcctgcttggagaaggaggggaggccccatgatagcctcaaaattaatgattcattccctAATGAGCAATTGCTCTCTGAATCGGTGAATAACATGCCTTAgtttgcggatgttgctaatttTCTTGTGACTGGTATTGTTCCGTGTGagatctcttctaaccaaaggaagaagcttaaatggGATATCTTGGACTACTACTGGGATGAGTCGTACTTGTTCAAATCTGCAATGATGGTGTGATCCAGAGATGTGttccggaggaggagcaattgagtattctggatgcttgtcattcctctccctaatgtggtcatcatggtggggcgaggaccACTTCAAAGGTGCTTAGTTGTGGTTTTTATTGTCCCACATTGTACAAGGATACAAGTGAACTGGTAAAgaaatgtgatgaatgtcaaagagcgggtggaatttcaaagaaggatgagatgctTCTGACCACTATTCTCGAGGTTGACATCATTGTTATGTGGGGCATTAATTTCATGGGTCCGTTTGTGAGATCTTGTGGCAACATGTACATTCTTGTGGCCGTTGATTATGTTTCAaaccgtggctttacccaacaatgaggcccgaagtGTTGTGGCTTTTTTCAAGAAGAGTATctttactcggtttggcactcctagagcaatcATTAGTGATGGAGGGTCACATTTctgcaataaggcatttgacactttgcttgcaaagtatgatgtcaatcacaaggtttctacCCTTTACCATCCTCAATCTAGTGGGCAAGTTGAGGTCTCTAACAGGgagatcaaaagcatattgtcaaagacggtcagtGCAAATAGGAatgattggtcaaagaaattggatgatgctctgtAGGCTTATAGAACTACTTACAAGACTTTGATTGGTATGTCCTTGTACCGCTTGGTATTTGGGAAAGATtcccatctaccggttgagttagagcacaatgcCATGtggctttgaggaagttaaatcttgaattggatgtggcagcaaatcttcgagtggagcagcttaatgagctcgatgagttccggtttcatgcctactccagttcgtccttggataaggacaagatgaagtaccttcatgacaagtatgctcgtggaaaggagttcaaagtgggtgatttggttctcttgtttaattcccgATTAcgactgtttccgggaaagcttaaatcaaaatggagtggaccttttgaggtggtgcttgtgactctgtttggtgctcttcatttgaaaaacaaaaattgtgagatcttcagagttaatgggcacagagtcaagaactatcttggaaagtttgatgacagcaACATGGTGGCACTGATCCATCTCAAGTGATTGATAGTAACCTGCATCGTGCCACGACGTttaatcaggcgcttcttggaaggcaacccatgtgtttattttttgtttttctttgattttcttcttagtgtagggTTTGTTTTTGAACTAACTGGTTGTAAGACATGTATAGGgatgtttgatgcagtgcaggactaaTCTGGAAACATTtggcactctctgaagtttggaccGTTGTCGCGCTCTATTTTTCGCGGTCGCGATGGCCTCACCGCGGAGGCGAAAATTGATCGCGGTTTGCGGTGCTAGAAGGTCCAAAATAGGGGTTATATGAAGTCTCAATCGCTGTCGTGGTGCATTTTTTGCGGTCAGCGGTAGCTTACCACTGTCGCAGAGCTTTTTtaacttgttctgaccaaacagactcaggtaggggaagtaaacaagacaaaaggaacagagtaaaggacaaagtaaagagatgattcctaataaAAAAACTACAAAGTATAAACTTATCAGATGGGGATTCCatctctaatgaccatgacatgcactttTGGATCAAGTGGCCTAATCGGttaagcaagtctgatgttcaactcttactatacccctaaaccgtgaaactaggcttcaatgctccgattatctaATCAGATTCACGATCCTCATTCGACAAGttgtgcccgaagggttttcacgtcaatcctctctcattttattctttctctcaactcaccatcaccttatggtgcctgtgaaggttttcaccaataagactctctcattttgttcttttcttcttgtttcctctgattctgcagatgGCAAAGCATCAACCGTGATAAAAATATCATGTGCTCTTGGCATGTCTAAAttcagcactctcaaagattatcttggaagtcttttttggactgtaatatgtcttttggacagggttagaaagaaaggatatcataaaagctaaaaaaaactAAGATAatagggttaatttattta
Proteins encoded in this window:
- the LOC138891324 gene encoding uncharacterized mitochondrial protein AtMg00860-like; this translates as MVEEGIVLGHKISKHGIEVDKAKIEVISRLPPPTSVKGVRSFLGHVEFYRRFIKDFSKVVNPLCKLLEKDVKFMFNEGCMTAFELLKYKLTTTPIITTPNWSLPFELMYNASDAASVLGQRVNKMFHPVYYESKIMNDA